The following are encoded together in the Pedobacter sp. D749 genome:
- a CDS encoding toll/interleukin-1 receptor domain-containing protein — protein MSSIFLSHTSIDKPFVEKLAKDLKRIGVEVWYDKWEIGIGESITWKIETGIRENEYLGIILSPEALQSEWVRGELSAAWVKQMRSKKVFILPVLYRECEIPLLLADKKYADFRSSYDDGFQTLAKAFGIKDTDTLSVENWRKFTNRKDVDWKKYKELEFESLVTTLVDRTIAYNWSSYVGGTANPFSIQLHASIAITHGNLGNQVTHKYISKYVTFKLKSGTNAYWAASKEMYNPNHLKAGDFDIYVGNSINACDEYLWRIMEDFKNQYKNPKEKPIHFTNKFIKSNDYREVSRELMKKLHWYKGDNLF, from the coding sequence ATGTCCAGTATTTTTTTAAGCCACACCAGTATCGATAAGCCCTTTGTAGAAAAGCTGGCCAAAGACCTCAAAAGAATAGGGGTCGAAGTATGGTACGATAAATGGGAGATAGGCATTGGCGAATCCATAACCTGGAAAATAGAAACCGGCATTCGCGAGAATGAATACCTAGGTATCATCCTCTCTCCCGAAGCCCTGCAGTCCGAGTGGGTTAGGGGCGAGCTCAGCGCTGCCTGGGTAAAGCAGATGCGTTCCAAAAAAGTATTCATACTGCCGGTATTGTACCGCGAATGCGAGATACCCCTACTGCTTGCCGACAAAAAGTATGCTGACTTCCGCTCCAGCTACGATGATGGATTCCAGACCCTGGCCAAGGCTTTTGGAATTAAGGATACCGATACATTATCCGTAGAAAACTGGCGAAAATTTACCAATAGGAAAGATGTTGATTGGAAAAAATACAAGGAACTGGAATTTGAATCATTGGTTACAACACTGGTAGATAGAACCATAGCTTACAACTGGTCTTCTTACGTTGGTGGTACGGCCAATCCTTTTTCTATACAGTTGCATGCCAGTATTGCTATAACTCATGGCAATTTGGGTAACCAGGTTACACATAAATATATCAGCAAGTATGTTACATTTAAGTTGAAGTCAGGCACTAATGCCTATTGGGCCGCATCAAAAGAGATGTATAACCCCAATCATTTAAAGGCTGGCGACTTTGATATTTATGTAGGCAACTCTATCAATGCCTGTGATGAATATCTTTGGCGGATAATGGAAGATTTTAAAAATCAATATAAAAACCCTAAAGAAAAACCTATACATTTTACTAATAAGTTTATAAAAAGCAATGATTACAGAGAAGTTTCGCGTGAGCTGATGAAAAAGCTTCATTGGTATAAAGGGGATAATTTATTCTGA
- a CDS encoding tetratricopeptide repeat protein has translation MKRVFLSIFLAGAVSAAFAQKSEVNAAKNDWGLFQLTSSSATTPLAKKLEALAKGLAHTDKAIADEKSKVMPEAWSYRALFASSAAILDSTSTANADANLKIAQEAIVEAKKLDTKGAEKDNISSAETNVSNAVRNAGVIAYNKKDYKTAYEKFVAATVINPQDTAMYLNAGIAARNIEDYPGMITQFKKVISLNSPQSKELYSEIINAVLSKQKDTTAALAVIKEASAKFPENTDWIKTETQIYIDRGDAAKSEQMLVALAAKEPNNPSYQVLLGNIYFSQALKLQADRNKIDPKKVKEFNEVTGKMNALLDKSLPFYKKALEVDAKNQGALETLKTIYAFRNDTKNYEDVKKRLDALPKQ, from the coding sequence ATGAAAAGAGTATTTCTAAGTATATTTCTAGCAGGTGCGGTAAGCGCTGCTTTTGCTCAGAAAAGTGAAGTAAACGCGGCAAAAAACGACTGGGGTTTATTCCAGTTAACTTCTTCAAGCGCTACAACTCCATTGGCAAAAAAACTTGAAGCGTTAGCTAAAGGCTTGGCCCATACTGATAAAGCCATTGCGGATGAAAAATCTAAAGTAATGCCTGAAGCATGGTCTTACCGTGCGCTATTTGCTTCTTCTGCAGCGATTTTAGATTCAACCAGTACTGCAAACGCTGATGCAAATTTGAAAATTGCACAAGAAGCTATTGTTGAAGCAAAAAAACTGGATACTAAAGGTGCTGAAAAGGACAACATCAGTTCAGCTGAAACGAATGTGAGTAATGCAGTTAGAAACGCTGGTGTAATTGCTTACAACAAAAAAGATTACAAAACAGCTTACGAGAAATTTGTTGCTGCAACGGTAATTAACCCACAAGATACTGCGATGTATTTAAATGCTGGTATTGCAGCAAGAAATATTGAAGATTATCCAGGTATGATTACTCAGTTTAAAAAAGTGATCTCTTTAAACTCACCACAATCTAAAGAATTATATTCTGAAATTATCAATGCTGTTTTAAGCAAGCAGAAAGATACTACAGCTGCTTTGGCCGTTATTAAAGAAGCAAGTGCAAAATTCCCTGAAAATACCGACTGGATCAAAACTGAAACCCAGATCTATATTGATAGGGGTGATGCAGCAAAATCGGAGCAAATGTTGGTTGCTTTAGCTGCAAAAGAGCCAAATAACCCTAGTTATCAGGTTTTATTAGGTAATATCTATTTCAGCCAGGCTTTAAAATTACAGGCCGACAGAAATAAAATCGATCCTAAAAAAGTAAAAGAATTTAATGAAGTAACCGGTAAAATGAATGCTTTGTTAGATAAATCACTTCCATTTTACAAAAAAGCTTTAGAAGTTGATGCTAAAAACCAGGGTGCATTAGAAACATTAAAAACGATCTATGCTTTTAGAAATGACACTAAAAATTACGAAGATGTTAAGAAACGTTTAGATGCATTACCTAAACAATAA
- a CDS encoding lipopolysaccharide assembly protein LapB, protein MQNCLKISLTALIFVSFNAVAQKSQILIARNSVGKLQASIANKEDEKKQLSIITEGLKSIESAEKDNKTKNWTETWSIKSYLTSFASLIDTDPNNANKFYDSAVEAVAKAKALDRYNDNGGLIKASDHNILIKKQDKGNEAYFNNEFKEAFADLKEVSDNFPADTTLALNTAICALNIQSYDESLTYFKRAKENGIKNPSVFQKMAQMYVVKSENETAIKTLEDGLVLNPFNRFLTNDYINLLLDTENYSKAQGLIENNLKVEKGNKLLYFLYGYLQQVGGNNATAILAYDKALTTDQNYFDALYQLSLAYINTANETLRKGDADKTEKYKGLINRAQFALQRANEINPNDKKTVQLLIDIYNKKGVTDKAQELNRKLQEL, encoded by the coding sequence ATGCAGAATTGCCTTAAAATATCTTTAACCGCTTTAATTTTCGTCTCATTTAATGCTGTAGCCCAAAAAAGTCAGATTCTGATTGCCAGAAATTCAGTCGGCAAACTTCAGGCTTCTATAGCCAATAAAGAAGATGAGAAAAAGCAGTTAAGCATCATTACAGAAGGCTTAAAATCGATAGAATCTGCCGAAAAAGATAACAAAACCAAAAACTGGACAGAAACCTGGTCTATAAAATCTTACCTTACCTCATTTGCATCACTGATTGATACCGACCCGAATAATGCAAATAAATTTTATGACAGCGCAGTAGAGGCGGTTGCCAAAGCAAAAGCATTAGACCGTTACAATGATAATGGGGGACTTATTAAAGCATCTGACCATAATATTTTGATCAAAAAGCAGGATAAAGGCAATGAAGCCTATTTTAACAACGAATTTAAAGAGGCATTTGCCGATCTGAAAGAAGTATCAGATAATTTTCCTGCTGATACTACTTTGGCCTTAAATACCGCGATTTGTGCATTAAATATTCAATCTTACGATGAATCTTTAACTTATTTTAAACGTGCAAAAGAAAATGGCATTAAAAATCCATCTGTTTTTCAGAAAATGGCCCAGATGTATGTAGTGAAATCAGAAAACGAAACCGCTATCAAAACTTTAGAAGATGGATTGGTTTTAAATCCATTTAACCGTTTTTTAACGAACGATTATATCAATCTTTTGCTTGACACAGAAAATTATAGTAAAGCACAGGGATTGATCGAAAATAATTTAAAAGTGGAAAAAGGAAATAAACTGCTTTATTTTCTGTACGGTTACCTGCAACAGGTTGGAGGAAATAATGCTACAGCAATTTTAGCTTACGATAAAGCATTAACCACAGACCAGAATTATTTCGATGCCTTGTACCAATTGAGTTTAGCTTATATCAATACTGCGAACGAAACTTTGCGCAAAGGCGATGCGGACAAAACCGAAAAATATAAAGGTCTAATTAACCGCGCACAATTTGCTTTACAACGTGCCAACGAAATTAATCCAAACGATAAGAAAACTGTACAGTTGCTGATTGATATCTATAACAAAAAAGGCGTAACAGATAAGGCACAGGAACTTAACCGCAAACTTCAGGAACTGTAA